The sequence below is a genomic window from Paenibacillus silvisoli.
TCCCTCCGATAAACGCGAGAATTTAACAGAGGTAGCATTGCATGAATTGAGTACGGCAATAAACATCATCTCCGATTATCTTACATTTGCAAAACCGCAAATCGCAAGGATGATCCCTCTTGAATTGACATCGGAGCTTCAGCAAGTCGTTAGCATGTTGACGCCTTATGCAAACATGCGACAAGTATCTTTAACGGTTGGTTTGGACACCGGCCTGTCGATTCTTGGTGACAGCCAGCAATTCCGTCAGAGCCTTATTAATCTGGTCAAAAATTGTATTGAAGCTTCATCCAACGGAAGTGTCGATGTTACCGTCTTAATGAGGGGGAATGATGTGGTCATACGTATCCGGGATACAGGCTGCGGAATGACAGCGGATCAGATCCAAAGGCTCGGTACTCCTTACTATTCAACGAAGGAAAAAGGCACGGGCCTTGGTACAATGGTTGCCTTCAGCATCATTAAAGCGATGAATGGTACCGTACAAGTGAAAAGCGAAGTGAATAAGGGAAGTCTCTTTGAGATTACGTATCCAATAGCTACGTAACGGAGCGGGCAGCCCAATATAATGTATTGGTTTTAGGCCCGGCGGGTTTCGCCGGGCTTTTTTTCTGCTTTTGCCGATACGCCTTCTTTCGCTAAAAATAGGCTTGACCAGTTGTTTCACCCCTTTAAGGGGACGGTTAAGGTAAGGGAAACAGGGGAATCACTCCTGAAACGAAGAGGTGAATAACGATGATGAATGCAATTCTGATAATCGTTGGTGTCACTATAATCTTGATTGTGGCCGTCTTACTAATCCGCAAAAGCCGCTGGAAAACAGTTCTGACCGCACCAGGCCATCAGGCGGAGGAATTACAGAATAAACACGCTTATTTACACGGAAGGGGCATCAGGTCCCGGATCCTCGAGCAGGACGGTCAGCCGGTGTCCGGCATTGCGGCCGGCACGATGCACTCCTCCGGCTATAATGTAGCCATGAAATTGCAGGTCCATAAGGATGATGTCCAGCGGGCCAAGGAAGCGCTTGAGGATTACACGCACGAGCTTCATACGTCACATTCTCCGCTATTATAGATTCGAATAACAGTCGCATCACGAACAGCCCTTCACTGCCCGAAAACGGGTCTTGAAGGGCTTTATCTGTAGTATGGCAGTTACAATGGATTCTATGAAAATATAACTAGGACATTAAGCCTAATAATCTCCTTATATTTTCCTAATTTATCCGTGTTACTATGAGTGTGTAGTCGTCGCAAGTGCAATGCCCACTAAATTAAAGAACGGAGAATGGTGCAATGGAATCTTATTTGCAAGAGAAAATTGAATCATTACGTTTCGAAATGAATGATCGGGCATGTAAACTTGGAAGTCTTACGCATGAAAATGTCGTTCTCGTCAGCCAGCAGTTGGACAGGTACATTTTTATTTATCAGAAGCTGCAGCGAAAGAGATATAAACGGAAGCAATCGTCGTAATTCGCGACAATCGATAAATAGCAAGGACTGAAACCCAAACGCGGCGGCGTTTGGGTTTTTCTTATGGGCTCTAGCATGTTAAACTAATCTTGTTATTTTTTAACAAATTGATAGAGGTGGAAGGAGGAGCCGGATGAAAAGCAAAACTAGTCTATTACGCACGGTGATCGTCGCAGCAGCAGTCATCTATTTATATTTCTGGATAGCCGGCTTTCCTTCGTCATGGACGACCGAAATGGCGGATATCGTAAACAACACATCCAAGTTCACCGATAAGCACGGCTACGACGTCCCCGGGGAATATTCCGTCTCCGTCGATTTGTCCGATCTGGAAAGCAATGTGGGCAAGGAGCTTTACAATGACGGTGCGCACCGCATCTATGTGATGTGGATGGATAACGTCGGCTTGCAGGGCGGCGGGTATCGGATCGGATTTCGGGCTGTCGGAACTTATTCGCGCGATGGCGCGTCTTTAATTTCAGGGCTGCATCACATTACGCTTGACGAGCATCAGTTCACGTCGGAAATGACTGCGAAAATGACGGCGGCATATAAGGGCAAGGTGTATGAAAGCGCCACGTACGGCACCGCCGGCATAAATTTTAAGGATGGGGATGATTTTTCCTTCTATCTTTTTCCGAATGATGCGTATGAGAAGGATGAGGTGACGATGAATGAGAAGGGCATCGTCAAGCTGACGGTATCGGGACTTTATCAAAATTTGTGGTCTAAGAAATAGGAGGGATCGCGTATGGGAGAAGATTTGAACGAGAAGCTAGCGGAAGCAAAGGAACGGGTTCACCGTTTGCATAAGGCGCAGCGCAGAAGAGAAGAACTGACCAAGCGGCAATACGCGCAGGAACGGGCAATCGTCGAGTATGAGTTGCAGCTGGAAGCCGAGCAGGCCGACGTCGACAAGTTGACCGGCCTTACGCTGACCAATCTCTTTCATACGCTGCTGCGCAGCAAGGCCGAGCAGCTCGAAATGGAACGCCAGCAAGCCTTGTCCGCGGCGCTCCGGCTGCAGGAAGAGAAACAGAAGCTGGACGATACGAAAGCGGATTTGGTCCGTGTTGGCGATATTCTTGGCAGCTTGGCAGGTGCGGAGCACGTGTATAATCAGCTGATGGCGACGAAGGAAGCGGCGCTGAGAAGCGGTGCGGCCTCCCAGGAGCTGGCGGCTATGGAAGAGCAGATCGCGGAGCAGAATCTGATAGCCAAAGAGATCCGGGAAGCGCTTCGCGCCGGGCAGACGGTCATGGCTTCGTTTGAGGATGCGTCTAACAGCTTGGAGAAAGCGGAAAATTGGGGCAAGTGGGATATGTGGACGGACAGCAGCCTGATTAATCATTTTAATAAACACGGGCATATCGATGACGCTAAAGGCTTTATTCATCAGGCGAACCATCAGCTGCAGGATTTCCGCGACGAGCTGAAGGATTTGAACCGCAGCATTCATGTCGAAATCGATATTAGCGGTACGCTCCGGATGGCCGATTTTTGGTTTGACGGGCTCATCACGGACTGGATTGTCCAGGGTCGTATCCAAAGCTCGCAGGAGCAAACGCTGGAAGCGATCCATAATGTTCGCACGGTCGTGAATAAGCTTAGCTCTGAGCTGAAGGCGGCGGAATCGGCGCTTCAGGCGCTGCGGAATAAGCGCCAGAACTGGATCGAAGAGACGAAGCCGGAATGAGTCTCAAAGCCTAAATAGACAGCTCCTCGAATACAATAAAAGGAAATTATTCGAAATATTCGAGGAGTTGGTCCACGGTGGCTCAAATCGACGAAATTGCACCGGAGGTTTACCGAATTTCGATTTATGTCCCGCAAATTGACATGCAGTTCAATCATTTTTTGATTCGCGATGACGAGCCGCTGCTGTACCATGCAGGCTTGCGGGCGATGTTTCCCGAGATGAAGGAGGCCGTGTCGAGGCTGCTTGATCCCTCGCTGCTGCGCTGGATCGGCTTCAGTCATTTCGAGTCGGATGAATGCGGCGCGTTGAATGAATGGCTGACTGCTGCGCCGAACGCGACTGCGGTCACCGGCTTGGTGGGCGCTCTCGTCAATGTGAACGATTTTGCGCTTCGACCGGCAAAGGCGCTGCAGGAAGGCGATATCCTCACTACCGGCAGCAAGAGATTCCGTCATATTCGGACGCCGCATGTTCCGCACGGTTGGGATGCCGGTCTTCTGTTCGAGGAAACGGGGAAGACGCTGTTTACATCGGATCTATTTCATCAGAATGGCGATGTTGAAGCGCTGACCGAAGCAAGCTTGGCGGATCGATGCCGTGATTTGCTGCGAGGCATGAATCAAGGACCGCTCGCGGATTACATACCTTATAGTACGGGAACCGAGCGTATACTTAACAACTTAGCCGCGCTTGGGCCAGCGACGCTTGCTACGATGCACGGTTCTTCGTTCCGAGGGGATGGCCGAAAGGCGATTCAAGAGCTCGGGGAGATTTGGAAGGAAGAGTTGAGCCAGGATTCATAGGATATATCGCTTATTTCATGCAAAAAGGCTGCCTTGTGGCAGCCTTTTTGCATGAAATAAAGGTTATTAACATCGCTTTAAAGGAGGCAGAATGATATGAATCAGCTCAGGCATTTACTCCTGCGCAGTATTCAAGCCCGTTTGATGATGTTTATGTTTGTGGTGATCATTCTAACGATGGACCAGGTCCTCGACAATATCGAATTTCATCTGAGAGATATGGAAAGCGTCGCAACCGACATCATTTT
It includes:
- a CDS encoding Spo0E family sporulation regulatory protein-aspartic acid phosphatase; protein product: MESYLQEKIESLRFEMNDRACKLGSLTHENVVLVSQQLDRYIFIYQKLQRKRYKRKQSS
- a CDS encoding oxygen-binding di-iron domain-containing protein — protein: MAQIDEIAPEVYRISIYVPQIDMQFNHFLIRDDEPLLYHAGLRAMFPEMKEAVSRLLDPSLLRWIGFSHFESDECGALNEWLTAAPNATAVTGLVGALVNVNDFALRPAKALQEGDILTTGSKRFRHIRTPHVPHGWDAGLLFEETGKTLFTSDLFHQNGDVEALTEASLADRCRDLLRGMNQGPLADYIPYSTGTERILNNLAALGPATLATMHGSSFRGDGRKAIQELGEIWKEELSQDS
- a CDS encoding coiled-coil domain-containing protein, producing MGEDLNEKLAEAKERVHRLHKAQRRREELTKRQYAQERAIVEYELQLEAEQADVDKLTGLTLTNLFHTLLRSKAEQLEMERQQALSAALRLQEEKQKLDDTKADLVRVGDILGSLAGAEHVYNQLMATKEAALRSGAASQELAAMEEQIAEQNLIAKEIREALRAGQTVMASFEDASNSLEKAENWGKWDMWTDSSLINHFNKHGHIDDAKGFIHQANHQLQDFRDELKDLNRSIHVEIDISGTLRMADFWFDGLITDWIVQGRIQSSQEQTLEAIHNVRTVVNKLSSELKAAESALQALRNKRQNWIEETKPE